In Setaria italica strain Yugu1 chromosome IX, Setaria_italica_v2.0, whole genome shotgun sequence, the genomic stretch gattattcaatcaattcaaggctcggGAGGCTGATAAGCTATACCcaacaattatttttttaagacAAAGGAAGAAGatttaagattttattgaccctcagcctaattctatGATTCAACCtgaggctcgggggctactccatatggagtgcgactttcaccgccctccatatatgaagattacagaatcaagacgatcaaaggctttgagcacaccatagcctcatggcagctttgataaattttgaagattcagctagataaagtactcaaagagcaccagaactactcggcgaggatcttaAAACTACTCGAaaactgctgcattcgactatgaagagCTCGGGAGCTTGTcgaggatagatccccagtactcgcaaggaagaaggaagatggACTTCTACTAGGATTCTCCTGTattcctactaggactcataccatgtaatcctattaAGACTtctccttataaccgactagtaatcctgctccctggagtatataaaggagtgcatgggtacctagatcggcagaaccctcagaacagaggaccaaatcctcatatCTCAatacccaagcgcagggcgcaatatacaacaccacaaataggacgtagagtattacacTACTCCAGCAGCCCAAACCTATATAAATTCGTGTCTTATATCCTtacgtttaccttcgagttccagatccggtaattccccaccaaccaatctactacctcgggtacccctcggtaggttgccgggtataaaacaacGATACAGATGAAGTAGCTAGCCACCCACTTCCATCCTTGCAAAGTTGTAATCGTGAAAGTGAGAGAAAATACGGTGGTATAGCATTTCTTAGTGAGAATTCTATAAAGGTTtcataaaataaaaaggaacgAAATCCTGATCAATTCTCTGAGCATCCGAGTCCAGcgttagagcatctccagtaaTTTTCCTTTCCCCAATCCAATTATCATATTAGGAGAGTTGTTAAGAAAATAGTGCTACAGCAATCTCCTTTTACCTTTCcattttttcaataattattggaacaGCCTAATAATTCACCCCCCATTCTCACTAGATAAATGACAAGTTGTGACTCTCctaatatggtagttggattgggatgaaaTTATTAGAAGCTTGCAAAAGCAACTTTTTCAATAACGATGAAAGTGATATTAGGATATATTGGAAACATTTAGACCCACTTTGCATTTTCTCGAAGGCCTCTAGCCGTGTTCGTTTGGACGCCAGTCGCCGGAGGCCAGATCGAGATTTATTACTATTTGGGCCGTGCTAAACGCCTTCTCCCTAAAGGCCCATGCATCTCCACATAATAGACCGGGCATCATGAAAAGCCTAGCTACCTGGTCCAATAGGCCCACCGCAGAAATCAGGggctgtagcatactgtagcgttttgtttgtatttgtgaattattatccaaatattgactaattaggctcaaaagattcgtctcgcaaagtataaccaaactgtgcaattaatttttgatttcgtctacattcagtactccatgcatgtaccgtaagtttgatgtgatgggaaattttctttttacatagtgccaaagttgaaaTTTTAGGGTAACTGAACAAGACTTAGGTTGCGCCCATAGGCGACCGTTGCGCTGCCTggtggtatatatatatacgcaCGCGGCACGCATTTTCCCGGTTTATCGTGCCTTTCTCCAAatctaaggggctgtttggcaatagggtgttaaaatttaacacccgtcacatcggatgtttggatgctaattaggagtattaaatataggctaattacaaaactaattgcacagatggagtgtaattcacgagacgaatctgttaagcctaattagtccatgatttgacaatgtggggctacagtaaccatttgctaatgatggattaattaggcttaatagattcatctcgcaaattagcatagggttctgcaattagttttataattagctcatgtttagttctcctaattagcatccgaacatccgatgtgacactgttaaagtttagcgccttgtatccaaacaccccctaatatcATCTGTTTGTTGGTTCCTGTCGTACaaagtgattttttttaaatggaCAAAGTGAAAAGTTCAAGATACCAAGTACTCCTACGTTACTGTTCACtaccccccccctcccccccccccccggtgaCTGGCTGGTGGCCTCACAAGTTCAGACAACTTGACCGGCAAGATCAGCAACATTCCACCGCCGCCATGATCGCCGATCGACAGCAGTGTCCGACCAGCACGTTCCAATTGGTCGCCGGCATTGCAGAGTTTTACACGACCACACCCTCGTTGCCTTTCAAACCCGCATGATGATTCTCCGCTGGCCGCCGGGCCCCATTCGCCAACCGCGGTAAAACAGTGCAATCTCTTGGCTCGCATCAAATCAAATCACCCCGTCCGGTGATCCGGAGCGAACTGAAGAAGCTTCACGATCACGTAGGGTAAAGCAGCGGCTGGCGATGATGCCTTCCCCTGCCGGCTCCGGCCTAGCTTAGCTACGCTCTACGGCTCTAGCTCGCCgcccggcgcgggcgggctCGATTCGACCCGGCGTCACGTCGCCACGCCTGACGCCGAAGTGCGGCCGAAGCAAGCTAGCCGGCCGGCAACGGCCACGCGTGCGTATGCAGCAAAGCGACGAGCCGGCAGCCGTAGCTAAGCTAGCTAGGCCAGGCGCCGGCCGTGGGCCGGCCGGGTGGCCTTTCGCGCGGTTCCGTCGTTTCAGTGTCGCCCCATCTTTGCGCGCTCGGCTCGTTCCGCTCGATCACGCTAGGACGACTAGGCTACTGCGATCGCGATTTGACCGGCGGCGACGTGATCGATCTCACCCAGAACGGATTTGTCGGCAGCCGGCCCGGCCGAGACGACGGGCTTGCGCCGTGGAACGAACCGCGAATTTACGAGTGGCGTACAGCCCGCGATCACGTCTTCGGcagcgcgcgcgtgcgcgcggTCGCTCCTCTCGATTCTCGAACACCACAGCCACGGCCAGTAGCAGCCCCTGTCCCTGGCGGAGCCGTGCAGTACTCTCCCCTCCCCCCCTGTCTCCCACTACCGCGCCGCGCGATGATCATGTCAAGTATCTCATATCTGCCGCCGCAAGCGTGATCGCCGAAAGCCAAAGAGAGCAAAAAGGCCGGGCGGCGGTGACCAATGGCGAGGAAAAGGGAAATCCAGAGGCCAGCGTCGCTCCGCTCCATGGCCGGGCCCGAGCTATCTCGCTTTTGCTCACCTCCAAGCGATGCCCGCCGGCCTCCTTCCCCGCCTCAAGTTTCTTCGCTTTGGTGCTGTCACGTACTCATGCCAGTTCCGGTGTCCATGATGTGCTGCGTGGTGCGGCAGCGCATGTGTGCCTGAATCCTGATCGAGCTGCCAGGAACAGATGCCCCGTGGTGCTCTGCTCGATCAGCTCAGCTGAATGATCGATCCATGCCTCTTTACATCCATTATTCCTGGCCCAGGCCTGCACGCACAGGCAGCTAGCAGGTGCTGGTGCTTTTACTATATCAGGCTTCGGGAAATGCCGCATTGCCACTGTGCTCGCGTTTTTAGCCTCCCCCGCTCGAGGTCGCCGCGCACAGTGGCCGCACCAGCCGTCTCATCACCTGCCCGCGCGCTCCGTCCCATGAAAAAAGTGCAGGCGCTGTCTTGTTCCGTGTGAATCTTCTCGTCAGCAAATCGTTAGGCCTGCTGCCTGCACATGTTCAAAGCTCTCACCTACCGCTTCTGCTCTCCTTAACCTGGATAATTAGCACCTAGAATATCCTAATCAAGCAATCGTGTGCAGCGCTATCGATCAAATGATCATTCTACAACCGCAGCACATTCCATGTGTGATGTGTCTCCCGGTGACAAATCGATACACCATGGCCTGCCCGTGTCGCCTGATCGCTGCGGCGATCAAGCATCTGGCTGGCCCCGCTACCGTCTTGGGCCCTGTTGGACCTGGCCCCCACGACGAGCACAAATTCTCTCCCGCTTTTCCTTTCTCCCATGGGCATCATTGGCCCGACGAAGAAGATTGCCGATGACAATTGACGATCGAGGACCTCTTGTTATTATTCCCCCTTTACCGGCGACTTTCGGGTGGCTGGCATCGCCGGCGCGCTTTTCGCCAGGCGGCCTGCTAGATCCGTCGCCGTCGGACATTTGACGGGTGCTGAGAAAGGGCTAAAGCAGGCGCGGCCCTTTTCTTAATGACCTCGACCGATCTTGTATGAGATCAGATCGCCATGCAGTGTTAGCAGCTCAGTTCTTGTCCTGACGCCGTCCTACCGCCGAACAGGAGCGGCCTAAGCAGAGAAGACCGCGCGACAGATTGAAGAACAATTACGCCATGCTCCTTGCCTCCAAACAAAGAAAGATATAGCAACCGCGTCGCCATTATATTACATCTGATGTGGCCTCGGCGAGCCTGTGACGACGACCGCGCTAGATCGCCGTCTCCGTGTCCATGGCCACCGCACCTGCTCCGCCCGATCCGCTCGCGGTGGCGCTGGCGCCAGGGGAAAGTGGCGTGGCGCCTTTTCCCCTGCCGAAAAACAGGGCGAGCAGAGCGGGGGGCCAACCCCCCAAGCCTCCCCGAGTCCCCGTGCTCGATTGTTCGCTTGGCATCTGAAACTGATGGTCCATCATTCCCCTGCCCCCCACGCGGGCGGATCGCAGCGGACGGCCTGGAAGGAACGCGCCCTCGGCCCCCTGCGCGCCACACACTTCACGTCCGCGTCAGCCCGGGCCGGGGCCCCTCCCGGGCGCACGCAGCGCGGCCTTGGCATGCCAGCCATCCACTCATCAGGCCTGACGCGCGGATCATTCGTCtcgttcgttcgttcgttcTCCAGGCAGAggcagggggggggggagaaAGCGATCGCTTGATTTCCATCATCTTTGACTATCGGTGGTGAGTTGGCGAGCGGTCAAATCCGTCAGGGCTGAATTGAAACGAAACCTACCGACGGGGTAAAGGAAGCGGGGCCTCAGGGATCCCTTCTCGGCGTGGGACTGATGGCCTAGAACAAAAGTGCCCGAGCCGCTGCAGGCCCTGCCCCTGCTGCTGCAGAACAGAAGAGAACAGAACACTGGCTTCTTTCGTCCATCCGTGCCTGCTGCCGTAACAGTACCGATCCGTGCTGTGCCGGTGACAAAAGCGGCAAGGCCACCTACTTCTACAGTACCATTAGCCAGACGAGCGCACGTAAGGGCGTGTAGTAGCTGAGAGCTTTGCAACCTTTGTTCGCTCGTCACGGCAAACACATCGTCAGAGCTCGCATGGAAGCGGGAATCTGTCCATCCTACCTCCTTCGGTAACCGCTGTGATCCTGTCAGAGTCACTTGCAGCATGGACGATCCTGCTCCTGCCTAGTGCCTACCGTCTCAAAGCGGGTCAAGGCAACCAAGGCGGGCAAGGCATCGTCCCCAACGTGCCGCCGCGACgggagccggagccgccggcgacgccgacgcgaTCATCTCTGCAATCCACTCAAAACTTCGCCGTCCAAGAACTGTCGGGCACGACCATCTTCTTCCTTAAGTGCGCACGATCAGGAAAGCCCACCTCGTATCGCATctactatgtttgtttagaggTGCTAACTGCTCCTGCTTTAGAAGGAGCTTTTCTTTGGTTCGGTTTCCGCAGACGGCAGGTCGATCGGCCAAGATGCTCCGGTTCACTGAACTTCCCCCGGAGCCGGAGGCGCTCGGTTGCTCGGCGTGGAGTGTAAAGCGCGGATCCTACCAGTGGGGCAAACTGTTCGTCCACGTTCTAGGCATAATCCTTTTTTCTAGTGCCCGTGTTAGCAGCTAACCTAGGTTTCCGCTCGAAGCGCTGATGCCTGGCTCATCAAAGCTCCAATCAATCACGTGCCTTTGGATCGAGACCACAGGAGGTGCACGCGACGTGTGTGTACGATCGATCAGCTCTGCAACACGGCCGCAGCAGCTAGTCTTATCGATCGGCGCCGGCCTGAAGTGTGAACTGAACATGTGGACAATGTGTGCACACACAGTCACAGACACAGGGTTCGAGCTGACCACAGACAAGTTCAGAACCACGCACACTTGGCTAGCAAGTAGCATTGGATCGGTGCACGTACAGTCCTCCCGCAACACCGCACTCGGATAGGGAACGGGCGAACGGCGCGAAAAGAGCAAAAAAGGACGCGATCAAGTGGAACGCACAGTGGGGGCTGAAAATCTCCGGGCAACTTGTCGGAGCTGGACGTAACGGCACTGACCAAAACGATGCTGTCACTGTACTACCGGCGCTCAGGTTCACTGTAGAGAGGAAGAGGACGCATCAGAGTCGAGATTTCACAGCCCATGAACACGGAGCTcagggtcttgtttagttcccaatttgggagtgccaaaattgAAAGTTTAttataaatgcgcaactgtagcatttcgtttgtatttgtaaattattgtccaaatattgactaattagactcaaaagattcgtctcgcaaagtacaacaaaactgtgcaattagtttttgatttcgtctacatttagtactccatgcatgtaccgcaagtttgatgtgacggggaatcttctttttgcatagtgccaaagttggaattttagggaaactaaacatggcccagaTCGTGTAGCAACAGGGAAGCTCGATCTGCATTAAATGTTCCATTCCATCGGACCTCCGAAGATCCTGCGAATAATCCACTGACGCGAACAGTCACCGACATGCGGGCCACACGCTTCGCAGATGGCAGTATTTCTACATGCTAGAACACTAAGATCAGGTGTAGGGCTGTCAAAAAACCTCGAGGCTCGCGAGCTATTCGAACTCGGCCCGCTATAAGCTTGATTCGAGATCAGCTCGGCTGCGAAACGAGCCGAGCTCGAGCTTACACAAAAGCTCGCGAGCTTTGGCGAGCCGAGCTCGAGCCTTCGACGAGCTTcattatgggggtgtttgggaacaccctgttaaagtttaacacctatcacatcggatgtttggatgctaattaggagtattaaacataggttaattacaaaactaattgcacagatggagtataattcgcgagacgaatctattaagcctaattagtccatgatttgacaatgtggtgctacagtaaccatttgctaatgatggattaattaggcttaatagattcgtctcgcaaattagcacagggttctgcaattagttttataattagctcatgtttagtgcacctaattagtatccgaacatccgatgtgacactgttaaagtttaacacctcgtatccaaacaccccctatacaGCCCTCATATATACGTGTGTGCGCTATAGTGCTGTTTCCCGTTGGGCCAACCGCAGCGCAATGCCAACTCCCTCTGATCCTCCACGTGATGCTCAGGCCAACAGTGCAGTCATAAATGAGAGGAAGAGGCCCAGCGATTTTATCCTTCCTGTCAGCGTACACTCATTTGTGTAGCTGTAGGTCAGTGTACACTCATTTGTGTAGCTGTAGACCACCACGGCGCAAGTAGCCAAGCAGTGGACTGCTGTTCTCCGCCTGCAAGGTCAACGCTTTCTCATTTTCTTCCATGAAGCGAGCCTGTTCGAGCCGAGGTCGATCCTACTCGAGCAGCCGAGCTCGAGCTTCATCACAAGCTCGGACAGATTTTAGGCTCGGCTCGAGCTCAGCTCGATGTTTAGTCAAGCTCGAGCTTGAGGTTCCAAGCTCGCTCGAGCTCGGCTCGTTGACAGCCCTAATCAGGTGCCTGCTGATCGATCGACAGCCTGACAAACGCAATTTTACACGTACCCCTATGCTCGGAATCTTCGGATGGGCTTGTTCTCGCTTCCTGCTCCTGCTACTTTGCGCATCTGCATGAGATCACCTTCAGTTTTCTTTCCAGAAAAATAAGTGTCATGCATCTTCCATTGCAGCATCGATCAGATTGCACATGCGCCAAATATTTTAGCACGGGGGCTTCACTGGACGCGGGTTCCAAATTAATCAGAGTGCAATGATGAGTCCCTGAACTAATACAATAGTGaattgggccttgtttagttgccaaagtttggaggtgccaaattactgttacagcactgtagcacactgtagcgtttcgtttgtatttgtgaattattatccaaacattgactaattaggctcaaaagattcgtctcgcaaagtacaacaaaactgtgcaattagtttttaatttcgtttacatttagtactccatgcatgtaccgcaagtttgatgtgatggggaatcttctttttgcatagtgctaaagttgggagttgggggtgaactaaacaaagGCTTGGTGATGAAACGATTTGGTCAAAAAAATGAGGCACCAGCATATTCAAATCGCCCTGATACGACTCCTCGTCCCAGGCTAGGTACGTAGGGAAGTCTTCAGGGAAAAGAACGAAGCCATGATCAATACTCTATCTGTCCGATCCAAGTTGTAGGTCGCTAGATAAAACGACGTACAATTTGGAACGTAAGAAGGATTATGCAACAAAAACTTATTGTTTTTTTACTTTTCGGGTATCAATTCTTTTTCAAGAAGAGAGCAATCTCTGATGAGACAACGAAACTAACAGCTATTTGCAACATTGGTTGGTACCATAGTTCCTTCAGAATTCCCATTCAAATTATTCAGACCCTTCTGAATActtttttctaaaagaaaaacTTATCCAGGCCCCCCAAACAGTAGACCTTGGCAGCTTCGATTCCATTTGCTTGGTTCTTGGCTTAAACAAGCTACTTCAAGCACTCCTTAATCAAGATGACGCCATTGCATCCGGGCcctaacttttttattttgcatGATTCGAGAGCAGTTGGGAGATGCTGCAGCCTCAAGTGGAGGGAGGCCATTGACCTCGATCCATCCCCCTCATGTGCGTCTGCAGCCTATATACACAGCCCCACACATCCATACCGCCTCCCCCCCTCCAAACCCATCACCACCCACCTGCCCCATTCgctccttcttcctcgcctCACCTCGCCACCATTCTTGCATCTCTTGCACACAGTTCTTGCTGCTCTTCCGCATGTGTCTCTCTCTGCTCATCCATTTCTAGCAATCTAGATAAAGAGTTAATGCTGCTCTTTTGAGAGACCTACTGGACACCGCTTCCCCACCCATTACGCCTTAGCCCAACCTCGAGAAAAACCTTTGCAGCATGTAACGCAGTCCCTATCCGAAATCCAAACCCAACCCcaaaaaatcacaaaaaaagaagaagcaactTTCAAGATCTCCAAAAGCATCGGCGGTGCGAAGCAAAGCGTAAGTTGGTAGACTGGATACACCCCCACTAATTCCTTAGCACAAAACCAACAAAAGCCTCCGGATCATGTAAGTTTCGCCACTATCTTTGCTTGACACGCCcagctgaaaaaaaaacaaaaaaaagtagcaGTAGGAAGAAAATCCAGCATATATCTTTAGCAGCAGCCGAGTCCATCAGCAGTCGCGGTCCAGCGATCCTGCTGGAGCCAATCCGGCCATTGTCGTAGCATTACCCCTGCAAAAACCATCAAATCATGTAATTAGTAGCCCGTCGTCTCCCATTTCTGCTGCTCGGCCAGTAGTCTAAAAAAACCCAAAAAAACAGTGTGTGTTTGAGAgtgagaggaagagagaaagagaggaaacaGCTAGAGCTCCCTCGAGGTCGTCAGTGATGGAGCCGGGGTCGACGCCGCCGAACgggtcggcgccggcgacgccgggCACGCCAGCGCCGCTGTTCTCCGGCGGGCCGCGGGTGGACTCGCTGTCGTACGAGCGCAAGTCGATGCCGCGGTGCAGGTGCCTGCCGGCGGTGGAGGGGTGGGGGCTGGCCACGCACACCTGCGTCGTCGAGATCCCCGCGCCGGACGTCTCGCTCACCCGCAAGGTACGCCACCCATGCACATGCCCCCCGCACGTGCCCATTGCTCATTTttcacctccgcctcctcgccctctccctctccttgaGACTTGAGAGGGCCACTAATGGCCGTTGCATTTCTCTGCGCGGTATTTTTATTTGTGCGCGGTTTATTTTGTTGATGTTTCTAAGCGTCTGATCTTTGAAGTTTCTGTTCGATGATGTTTTCTGCGTTCATTATGCTGGTTATTAGTACTGGAGGTACAGACATGGATCCCCACATTTTATACTGCATTAGGTCAATGCTACGTTACAAAAGTCATGTGTCTGCAAGCCTGTACCAACAACGCTTCTCTGGCAGTACTActtgttaaagaaaaatgtcGGCGATCCATGTCACCAGCTGctgactgtttttttttttgggtgccTGTTTCCAGTTCCTGATAATTTGCTTGCGTGATCTTATATACGATGCCTACGAACTATTCATTTGAAATTTGCATTCTAGAAGAACTGAAGAAGGATCAATCATGCAGATAATCCTGATTCTTTTTTAGCACCATATTGATCCTTCCTCTAGATTGCAAACACtcgatttttattttttttttcgaaagcaAACAGTTGATTATTTGCATCTAGCTACCGTAGCTTCTAAACTTAATAATTGATTAACCTAGCAATGAGACAAAAGAGCACCATCACCACTAACGATGGTTTCAGTTTCAGTCGATCGGTGAAGTGGTGGTGATGCTTCTACCACGTAGTAGTATAGTAAGATAAAACTTTGCAAACCAGTTAGTATTTTCTTTGGAATCAATATACTAGCAAGCTAGCTATAAACGAAGGGTGAAGAGGCATCAGAACGTTGGATCCGGTGCAGGCTGCCAGTACACCAACCACTCCCTACGGTCAGATGCAGAGGCAGGCTGTGTCAGGGTGTGAAATGTGTTCAAGCATCAAGGAATCTTGCTCCGAAAGGCAAAAAATCTTGAATATTTCGTTTACTAATATTCACCACCTAAACTAGCATGCTTTGCAATCGACAGGTATCATGATTTGCTGCATAAGAAAAAAGTATAGCATAGTTTGGCTCGTGGGTAATGGCCTTGTCTCCAAGCCACCTGCAGACTGCGTCACGGTTTTCTGAGCCTAGAACTAGAAGTACACCAAGTTGCTGGATTTTTTGGCTTGGCTCGGCGGCGCCCACCCTGCGACGAAGGCTGCGTGCGGGTCCACATCATATCATGTCCCCTAACCAGCCACCATTCAGCTTCTTTCATGCATCTGCATTCTCCGGTTAACCAATTCCGGGAAACGATATACTTGTTTAAAGTTTGTAGtggatccaacatttttttgaaGCAGTGAATTGCGGAGAAGTTTGAGTTGAAGTCTATAACAAAAACATAAGGACACTAGGACAGGCCAATTTTTTAAAGTACTCAATCAAATATACTAGTAATAAGGTGTTCAGATGTCAAATCTATCAATGATTTTTCATGTGATGAATATATAAGTTCTTGCGTGTGAAATCCGAAACTTTTAGTTTTCCAGGACAAATAAATTTTTGCTGACCCAGCACGTATTCGTttgcctgtttttttttttggcactgtGTATCGTAAAACTTTTTCCTTCTTAATTGATTGTCAGATCTCATCAGATCCATCTTCCAAGAGCAATCCCATTCTTCTCTCTGTAGTCCAAAGGTGATGTGTCATGAGCCTTGACAAAGCGAGGTCTAGTTCCCGTACTTCAAAATTAAACAAAAGCTCCATATGAGCAAGAATTGTACTAGATCGTAGCCCGTCGTGTCCGTCATCTTTAGTTTGAAAACACACGAGCCTAATAGCATTGTCGATCGATCAGACAAGAAGCTACAGTGTATTTCCAACCAGAGGAAATGGTGGCCAAGTACAATCATTTCGTGATAAGGTTGCTCGGACGTGACGTGACCCAACAGAAAGGCCTCTATCTCCATTCTCCAATGCAGAAACTCAAGTTGACCGGACGATGCTCCAGGCGTCCGTGACGAGAGTGGTTGCCTGGTTTTGGCTCTCCCGCCGGTCACGTCCGTCCAATCTGTCGTTGGGTTGATACGATCATCACTGAATTATTGGCCCACGGCGACGCATGcagtttctgaaaaaaaaaaggaggtgcggctgaatgaatgaatgatagCACTGTGGACTGTGGTGTTCAATTGGATTTTGGCATGCGATTATTGGTTGATGGAAAACAACGACATGCTGTCATTTGAAGCTCTGAATGCCGGACGTTCCGGCGTCCTTTTTTGCTGATTTCGTCGTTTGCAATCATACGCGGTTCTGCATGTTGTTCTGAATTTCAGATAAAAGTTGGTGGAAAAGATCATTGATTGGAAACGATAATGTAGCACAACTCCTGTAGCTGACAGCAATCGACTGGTGCGTGCGTGCGTTTTGATTGCAGCTGGGCGCGGAGTTCATGGGCACGTTCATCCTCATCTTCttcgcgacggcggcgccgatcGTGAACCAGAAGTACGGCGGCGTGATCAGCCCGTTCGGGAACGCGGCGTGCGCGGGGCTGGCGGTGACCATCATCATCCTGTCGACGGGCCACATCTCGGGCGCCCACCTCAACCCGTCCCTCACCATCGCCTTCGCCGCGCTGCGCCACTTCCCCTGGCTCCAGGTGCCCGCCTACGTGTCCGTCCAGGTGCTCGGCTCCATCTGCGCCAGCTTCGCGCTCAAGGGCGTCTTCCACCCCTTCCTCTCCGGCGGGGTCACCGTGCCGGACgtcaccatctccaccgccCAGGCGTTCTTCACCGAGTTCATCATCACCTTCAACCTCCTCTTCGTCGTCACTGCCGTCGCCACCGACACCCGCGCTGTACGCGATCTCGACCGCTCTCGGATGCCTGTTGGTGCTGATCCGATTCGATCGGACCTGATAGATGGTTTCGTTGTTGCAGGTGGGTGAGCTCGCCGGGATCGCGGTCGGAGCGGCCGTGACGCTGAACATCCTCGTGGCCGGGTAAGCCATCGTCACATGGCATGCATGGTGAGCTGATGATGAGCTGCGCGTGTCGCCTCTGGCTGATAGAATCAGCGGGCATTTGCTTGCAGGCCGACGACGGGCGGGTCGATGAACCCGGTGAGGACGctggggccggcg encodes the following:
- the LOC101768250 gene encoding aquaporin NIP3-1, whose product is MEPGSTPPNGSAPATPGTPAPLFSGGPRVDSLSYERKSMPRCRCLPAVEGWGLATHTCVVEIPAPDVSLTRKLGAEFMGTFILIFFATAAPIVNQKYGGVISPFGNAACAGLAVTIIILSTGHISGAHLNPSLTIAFAALRHFPWLQVPAYVSVQVLGSICASFALKGVFHPFLSGGVTVPDVTISTAQAFFTEFIITFNLLFVVTAVATDTRAVGELAGIAVGAAVTLNILVAGPTTGGSMNPVRTLGPAVAAGNYRQLWIYLLAPTLGAVAGAGVYTAVKLRDENGETPRTQRSFRR